CGTGGGCCGACGCCGCCGTCAACGCCGCGTCCGGCGACTTCTACCTGGGCACGCTCGCGACGATCGACGACTCGTGGGTGCGCCCGCGCGTGCCCGGGTACATCCCGTTCCAGTCGGCGGCGTCGGCCGTGCTCCGCGACGCGCTGCTGGGCGGGGCCGACCCCGTGGCATCCGTCGCCCGCATCAACACCATGTACGACGCGCTGGCCGCCGCGCCCGCGCTGGCAGGAGGAACCCACCGATGATCGAGGTCACGAGCGAGCACGTGCTGCTCGAGGTCGACGGCCACGTCGCCACCATCACGCTCGCGCGGCCCGAGAAGCTCAACTCGGTCACGCAGGAGATGTCGGACGCCCTCGTCGAGGTCGTCGAGTGGGCGGATGCCGCCGACGAGATCCGCGCCATCGTGCTGACCGGGGCGGGGGAGCGCGCGTTCTGCGCGGGCAGCGACATCCGGTCGCTCGACAAGTACGCCACCCCGTGGGAGTTCCGCAACCGCACCGACTACTGCGACGCGATCCGCGCGGCGCGGAAGCCCGTCATCGCGGCGGTCAACGGCTACGCGTTCGGCGGCGGCCTCGAGACGGCGCTGTCCTGCGACATCCGCCTCGCCTCGACCACCGCGAGCTTCGCCGCGCCCGAGATCAAGCTCGGCTGGATCGGCGGCGGCGGCATGGCGACCTTCCTCACCACCTCCATCGGCCCGTCGAACGCGGCCGTCATGCTCATGACGGGCGACCCGATCGACGCCGAGACGGCCCAGCGCTGGGGCCTCGTGACCGAGCTGGTCGAGCCCGCCGGACTCGTCGCCCGGGCGCAGGAGCTCGCCGCGACCATCTCGAGCCGCCCGCCGATCGCCGCCGAGACCGCGAAGGCGAACCTGCGCGCCGCGGTCAACATGACGCAGGAGGAGGCGCTGCGGTACGAGCGCGACCTCCAGACCATCACGTTCGCCACGGCCGACGCCGACGAGGGGCGTGCCGCGTTCGCGGAGAAGCGCGCCGGCGTCTTCCACCGCCGCTGAGACCCGGCCGAGTCACGGACCGACGAGGAGCACCATGAGCACCACGACCACCCCGGCCGCGGCGACCGCCGCCTGGCCGCCCGCAGCGGCCGACCTGCTGCCCGACGACGGCACCGCCGGCACGCTCGCCGCGCGCGTCTGGGATCCCGCTGCCGGCGGCCCGAGCGTCGTCGCGATCCGCGCCGAGGGCGTCGTCGACGTGAGCGCCGCGTTCCCGACCATGCGCGCGCTGTGCGAGACGCCCGATCCGGCCGCAGCGCTGGCCGCCGCATCCGGCCCCCTGCTCGGCACGCTCGACGAGCTCGTCGCGAACACCCCGCCCGAGACCCGCGACGCGACGCGGCCGTGGCTGCTCTCGCCGATCGACCTGCAGGTCGTGAAGGCGGCGGGGGTGACCTTCCCGGTGTCGATGCTCGAGCGCGTGATCGAGGAGCGGGCGCGCGGCGACCAGGACGCCGCGGCGACCATCCGCGCCGAGATCCTCGGCACGATCGGCGGGTCGCTCGACGAGCTGAAGCCCGGCTCCGACGAGGCCGCCGCGCTCAAGGCGCTGCTGCTCGAGCGCGGCTGGTGGAGCCAGTACCTCGAGGTCGGCATCGGCCCCGACGCCGAGGTGTTCACGAAGGCGCCCGTGCTCGCGACGGTCGGCCCCGCCGTGGACGTCGGTGTGCACCCGGCCTCGCAGTGGAACAACCCCGAGCCGGAGGTCGTGCTCGTCGTGGCATCCGACGGCCGCATCGTGGGCGCCAGCCTCGGCAACGACGTGAACCTGCGCGACATCGAGGGCCGCAGTGCGCTGCTGCTCGGCAAGGCGAAGGACAACAACGCGTCGGCGTCGGTCGGCCCGTTCATCCGGTTCTTCGACGCCGGGTACGGGCTCGACGACCTCCGCGCCTCCGTGGTGTCGCTCGGCATCGACGGCGAGGAGGGCTACCGCCTCGACGGCACGAGCCCGCTCGCGCAGATCAGCCGCGACCCGGCCGACCTGGTCGCGCAGACGATCGGCGCGCACCACCGCTATCCCGACGGGTTCGTGCTGTTCCTCGGCACGATGTTCGCGCCGGTCGACGACCGCGACGATCCCGGCCGC
This portion of the Agromyces rhizosphaerae genome encodes:
- a CDS encoding fumarylacetoacetate hydrolase family protein, with the protein product MSTTTTPAAATAAWPPAAADLLPDDGTAGTLAARVWDPAAGGPSVVAIRAEGVVDVSAAFPTMRALCETPDPAAALAAASGPLLGTLDELVANTPPETRDATRPWLLSPIDLQVVKAAGVTFPVSMLERVIEERARGDQDAAATIRAEILGTIGGSLDELKPGSDEAAALKALLLERGWWSQYLEVGIGPDAEVFTKAPVLATVGPAVDVGVHPASQWNNPEPEVVLVVASDGRIVGASLGNDVNLRDIEGRSALLLGKAKDNNASASVGPFIRFFDAGYGLDDLRASVVSLGIDGEEGYRLDGTSPLAQISRDPADLVAQTIGAHHRYPDGFVLFLGTMFAPVDDRDDPGRGFTHRDGDIVRIAEPRLGALVNRVRPTDAAEPWTFGIDDLYRGLARRGLLT
- a CDS encoding enoyl-CoA hydratase/isomerase family protein gives rise to the protein MIEVTSEHVLLEVDGHVATITLARPEKLNSVTQEMSDALVEVVEWADAADEIRAIVLTGAGERAFCAGSDIRSLDKYATPWEFRNRTDYCDAIRAARKPVIAAVNGYAFGGGLETALSCDIRLASTTASFAAPEIKLGWIGGGGMATFLTTSIGPSNAAVMLMTGDPIDAETAQRWGLVTELVEPAGLVARAQELAATISSRPPIAAETAKANLRAAVNMTQEEALRYERDLQTITFATADADEGRAAFAEKRAGVFHRR